From a single Aspergillus puulaauensis MK2 DNA, chromosome 2, nearly complete sequence genomic region:
- a CDS encoding SH3 domain protein (COG:O;~EggNog:ENOG410PKG5;~InterPro:IPR001841,IPR027370,IPR017907,IPR043145, IPR036028,IPR000433,IPR001452,IPR013083;~PFAM:PF13923,PF00097,PF13445,PF13639,PF00569;~go_function: GO:0005515 - protein binding [Evidence IEA];~go_function: GO:0008270 - zinc ion binding [Evidence IEA]), translating into MSTEPQGGPGLGDLEKELTCSICTDLLFQPLTLLDCLHTFCGSCLKEWFYTQASRRSSSSASRYTCPSCRAKVRETRPNATVTTLLDMVLTANPERAKPAAERAEIEQRYKHGESVFPPIASPGNSSAGSDEEDQRMLEEVRQLSLQDSQSRPTTAQGPRQSSNTRRIDLDGQREDSRSRRRREEERATRRQRTTRTTAAAGRPESATERTRRVEHQSSLRSLLSLSDTETMEEEILRQILEEGLLEDIDLDSLEPGQEEELSERIADAYRRRHNILRSRSQRRQDVPEPLQTQRQPHTRSQSMQRAQGSTNSSFNPRSPLLEPPTSQGPSNHRRQLSEQGSNRRRRTSPVPYNIASSSDVTLGPAQRSASDIIPDRPRHSHSRPRPTGSATTRSQRANSSDQSVPNIVIGERNRASSHTRTRSSIDSPRVTAVAARNPLDTPGSVRPRNGASDFLTNSAVVAEVNGPARLEPRQRPSSSRSNVLAQPADSHLEPNISCDRCGKLNIQYDLHKKCVQCKDGNFHLCLRCYRMGRGCLEWKGFETSAQAEFVRTTGDQQKRPQDSQHSLQSFKYSRPSETALRFVRDEREMTSDNPAHRLQQGLFCDRCQSSANEGLWTCSQCNQGDWGFCNRCVNQGKCCTHPLLPICRVRRARSPQDQPSADSNTEMLKSLSITTRCDACTSPISTSTLRFHCLRCNNGDYDLCANCYLKFVATSKIHKENGLNGWRRCLKGHRMIVIGFEDYPEGRRRVIARNLVGGHALKDKHLASASSPVQAAPSPVRTPSAESPSTVGDWSWKEGSERRKKTPRIRDRIPNSDPSTPSSLNPSQPQSPVTAPSASRRFPPDGGIGLIVQAMWSWYPEEGVYDELMFPRGAEITEVENINDDWYWGCYAGMTGLFPGSHVSVIGEIV; encoded by the exons ATGTCGACCGAGCCGCAAGGTGGTCCTGGTCTGGGGGACCTTGAGAAAGAGCTGACTTGCTCG ATTTGCACAGATTTGCTCTTTCAGCCgctcaccctcctcgactGTCTTCATACTTTCTGTGGATCTTGCTTGAAAGAGTGGTTCTACACTCAAGCATCTCGTcgatcatcctcatccgctTCCCGATACACTTGCCCCTCATGTCGTGCGAAAGTTCGCGAGACTCGTCCAAATGCTACCGTCACGACACTCCTGGACATGGTGCTGACCGCCAACCCCGAGCGTGCCAAACCAGCCGCCGAACGGGCTGAGATTGAACAGCGATATAAGCACGGGGAGTCAGTTTTCCCTCCTATCGCTTCTCCCGGTAATAGCTCGGCGGGgtctgatgaagaggacCAGAGAATGTTGGAGGAGGTTCGTCAGTTGAGCCTACAGGATTCTCAGAGCCGGCCTACGACAGCTCAAGGACCGCGGCAATCTTCAAACACTCGCCGAATAGATCTCGATGGCCAACGGGAAGACAGTCGGTCCCGGCGACGGCGGGAAGAGGAGCGAGCAACGCGGCGACAACGGACCACTcgaacaacagcagcagcagggcgGCCAGAAAGTGCTACGGAACGGACACGACGGGTCGAGCACCAGTCAAGCCTACGATCCCTATTGAGCTTATCGGATACCGAGACTATGGAAGAGGAGATCCTACGACAGATCCTTGAAGAAGGGCTCCTAGAAGATATAGACCTGGACAGTCTGGAACCTGGACAAGAAGAGGAACTCAGTGAGCGTATCGCCGATGCGTATCGTCGAAGGCATAATATATTACGGTCACGCTCCCAGCGACGGCAAGATGTCCCAGAACCGTTGCAAACACAGAGACAGCCCCATACTCGGTCGCAGTCTATGCAGAGAGCGCAAGGGTCGACTAATAGCTCTTTCAACCCGAGATCGCCTCTGTTAGAGCCTCCTACGTCTCAAGGACCATCAAACCACAGGAGGCAACTTTCTGAGCAAGGAAGCAACCGTCGGAGGAGAACGTCTCCGGTACCTTATAATATAGCCTCGTCGTCTGATGTTACACTCGGTCCTGCTCAGAGATCTGCAAGCGATATAATACCAGATCGTCCCCGCCACTCCCACTCACGACCGCGGCCGACCGGTTCTGCCACCACACGGTCCCAGCGAGCCAATTCTTCTGACCAAAGCGTCCCTAATATCGTTATCGGTGAAAGAAATCGAGCGTCTAGTCACACTCGTACTAGATCCTCCATTGATTCTCCGAGGGTGACTGCCGTAGCAGCACGAAATCCGCTAGACACCCCTGGCTCTGTGCGTCCTCGGAATGGTGCATCCGATTTTCTCACGAACAGCGCTGTCGTGGCTGAAGTCAATGGCCCGGCCAGGCTAGAGCCACGCCAGAGACCATCATCCTCTCGCTCCAATGTGCTGGCACAGCCCGCCGACTCGCATCTTGAACCCAACATTTCGTGCGATCGCTGCGGAAAGCTCAACATTCAGTACGATCTACATAAGAAGTGTGTACAGTGTAAAGATGGCAACTTCCATCTGTGTCTTAGATGTTACCGTATGGGACGAGGTTGCTTAGAGTGGAAGGGATTTGAGACATCTGCCCAGGCTGAATTTGTAAGAACGACAGGTGACCAACAGAAACGACCACAGGACTCTCAGCACAGTCTTCAATCCTTCAAATACTCCCGTCCTTCCGAAACAGCCCTTCGGTTTGTGAGAGATGAGAGGGAGATGACTAGCGATAATCCTGCGCACAGATTGCAGCAAGGCCTCTTTTGTGATCGATGCCAATCCTCTGCCAACGAGGGCCTTTGGACCTGCAGTCAATGCAATCAAGGTGATTGGGGATTTTGCAACAGATGCGTCAACCAGGGCAAATGCTGCACCCACCCGCTGCTCCCAATCTGCCGCGTCAGGCGTGCTCGCAGCCCCCAAGACCAGCCTAGTGCTGACAGCAACACGGAAATGTTGAAATCATTGAGCATTACCACTCGGTGTGATGCTTGCACCAGCCCCATATCCACATCGACACTTCGGTTTCACTGTCTCCGGTGCAATAACGGAGATTACGACCTCTGCGCGAATTGCTACCTAAAGTTTGTTGCAACATCAAAAATACACAAGGAGAACGGACTCAACGGATGGCGTCGCTGTCTCAAGGGTCATCGCATGATTGTTATCGGGTTTGAAGATTACCCTGAAGGACGGCGCCGCGTCATTGCGCGCAACCTTGTTGGTGGCCACGCTTTGAAGGACAAGCATCTGGCGTCGGCTTCATCCCCAGTTCAAGCCGCCCCCAGCCCTGTCAGAACACCTTCAGCGGAGAGTCCCTCTACTGTAGGTgactggagctggaaagaaGGATCTGAGCGTCGGAAAAAAACTCCACGCATCCGTGACCGCATACCAAATTCCGATCCAAGCACTCCTTCCTCACTCAACCCCAGTCAGCCACAAAGCCCCGTCACAGCCCCCTCAGCCTCCCGTCGTTTCCCACCAGATGGTGGCATCGGCCTAATCGTACAAGCAATGTGGTCTTGGTACCCAGAAGAAGGCGTTTACGACGAACTAATGTTCCCTCGTGGCGCGGAAATTACCGAAGTGGAAAACATCAACGACGACTGGTACTGGGGCTGCTATGCTGGGATGACGGGTCTCTTCCCCGGCTCGCACGTTTCCGTGATAGGAGAAATTGTCTAA
- a CDS encoding putative mitochondrial carrier protein (COG:C;~EggNog:ENOG410PNDX;~InterPro:IPR018108,IPR023395;~PFAM:PF00153;~TransMembrane:2 (o42-66i251-272o)): MSQDDYELDSYQLYLKYEDTPPKEDWKQAALKGPALPTIGNAVAGAVGAAASNLATYPLSLIIARLQTQKQRKRRSNNNKSDEDKDKEAEDEYTGILDAARKIYAKEGIGSLYAGIAQDTVKSVLDAFLFFLAYDFFRQRRITARFGSQSRSKHTVLPVLDELAIGVLAGAFSKLFTTPLSNIVARKQTSGSSSSSSDIAAKIRAEKGIGGFWSGYSASLILTLNPSITFFLNEMLKYAIRRRSRSEKPSAAVTFLLAAISKSAASSITYPFSMAKTRSQVSGPDAASGKERANTNTAGESDGSAFMPSIISNVITIARTEGVSELYAGLRGEVLKGFFSHGFTMLAKDAVYAGIVRTYYLLLIITRRYPSPEELLGRARERAEEYADAAREGAKDLAEKAKSGTEEVLDNHSGNMAVDMTSNASPVDVDAMASNETAELVGDYVEDQASEWKSLYHWFWEKEKLGKS; the protein is encoded by the exons ATGTCCCAAGACGACTATGAGCTG GATTCCTACCAGTTATACTTAAAGTACGAAGACACACCGCCGAAAGAGGATTGGAAGCAAGCTGCTCTTAAAGGCCCGGCTTTGCCTACTATAGGTAATGCTGTTGCTGGCGCCGTCGGCGCTGCAGCATCCAACCTTGCCACCTACCCGCTGAGCCTTATCATTGCAAGATTACAGACGCAGAAACAACGGAAACGGAGATCAAATAATAACAAAAGTGatgaagataaagataaagaggCCGAGGATGAATATACTGGAATCCTAGATGCCGCGCGCAAAATATACGCAAAAGAGGGGATCGGCAGTTTATATGCTGGAATTGCTCAAGACACAGTGAAAAGCGTGCTTGAcgcgtttctcttcttcttagCATATGATTTCTTTCGACAAAGAAGGATTACCGCAAGGTTTGGGTCTCAAAGTCGGTCAAAGCATACTGTTTTGCCTGTTCTGGATGAATTGGCGATTGGGGTATTGGCAGGAGCATTTTCAAAACTTTTCACCACACCGTTGTCGAATATCGTGGCTCGTAAACAAACATCGGGGTCGTCTTCTAGTTCGTCGGATATAGCAGCGAAGATTCGGGCGGAGAAGGGGATTGGAGGATTCTGGTCAGGATATTCGGCATCACTTATCCTCACTCTGAACCCATCGATCACATTTTTCCTTAACGAAATGCTTAAATATGCCATTCGCCGTCGCAGCAGGAGCGAGAAACCTTCTGCAGCAGTCACCTTTCTATTAGCTGCCATCAGCAAGTCAGCAGCGTCTTCGATCACATATCCGTTCTCAATGGCCAAGACCCGCTCCCAGGTTTCTGGCCCTGATGCGGCCTCAGGAAAGGAACGCGCGAACACGAACACCGCCGGCGAATCGGACGGGTCAGCTTTTATGCCGTCAATAATCTCGAATGTCATTACCATAGCTCGCACCGAAGGAGTTTCTGAACTATACGCTGGCCTTCGTGGGGAAGTGCTGAAGGGTTTCTTCTCTCATGGTTTTACTATGCTTGCGAAAGACGCGGTATACGCTGGGATTGTACGAACATACTATCTTCTTCTCATTATCACCCGACGATATCCAAGTCCGGAGGAACTGTTGGGAAGGGCTCGAGAGCGAGCTGAAGAATACGCTGACGCCGCTCGAGAGGGTGCGAAAGACCTCGCTGAGAAAGCGAAGAGTGGCACAGAAGAAGTCCTGGATAATCACTCGGGTAATATGGCGGTTGACATGACGTCCAATGCTAGCCCAGTCGATGTCGATGCGATGGCGTCCAACGAGACAGCGGAGCTAGTGGGTGACTACGTGGAGGATCAGGCCAGCGAGTGGAAGAGCCTGTACCATTGGttctgggagaaggagaagcttggGAAATCATGA
- a CDS encoding uncharacterized protein (COG:S;~EggNog:ENOG410PTUJ) produces MAYHKTNAVQGKAGSATRINPLRLAWPMHPGLSSSSPAPPIVSHERAESQGFAVTGSPTQSLETFQNFGEASNPSPMADELFISLPASIDDVNQPTPNNHATGIEPKLGLSRKATGEVDLNRPSMPSQNSHVDHISNHIDNDLDHQTFESMVQENTDSLPLYGDELFGSDDPSTWGAEGHDTLNMSTIHSTPDNPASYELENDSNHTSLAMTPVTMTPGIQGEMDSSLHIENQLGMQLRENRGGKVDNGSTVNQSHTSPIGGNAAPESVTSEGNKQIVSKPFSNHSDESASDVGAFGTPVVHNDNDLKPLNAIPGVTDDGFADRPELYQNLVSESLEPSGEDSTSTHFTSLEEARESLKIKSRTPAFDPTVPRSVAQKRAFVRRLIELFWSLDNAMDNDAQKKPFKTNGPDPRSVELACWEVLEAAITRETRGAFTGKSQKGNIGSFASRMAAIMEAVDLHKTICKHLLRVHFLHQFIDDPIGSRHRVISNQRLNKDKATLMKLGKQFQDQDTTKPKARSNAIPPNQKSTQPTNAVVTQNGGLQPQLAVNTNRPLAPAPAPRAAPLEHAVNTTHFTGNNPNAPGYPAQYTHQQMQNFRGGQYQVPGTPLLAQQSLNTAMYSRTQPASNDFDPSMLPAYNNFPNPQASQMLGVNHNSIQQWPQHQLQGNQRNGASELCMNFQGNQYGQFATPATPSQVSQQGSNPPPVTRKRGRQDNQAEGVSAPLKRRR; encoded by the exons ATGGCTTATCACAAGACGAACGCTGTTCAGGGTAAGGCAGGCTCTGCTACCCGCATTAACCCTCTCCGTCTCGCTTGGCCTATGCACCCTGgcctttcttcctcgtctccagcgcctcctaTTGTGTCTCATGAAAGGGCCGAGTCTCAAGGATTTGCCGTGACTGGCTCACCTACACAATCCCTCGAGACCTTTCAGAACTTCGGGGAAGCCAGCAATCCATCGCCCATGGCTGATGAATTATTCATTTCTCTGCCCGCAAGCATCGACGATGTTAACCAGCCGACCCCTAATAACCATGCTACCGGTATCGAACCCAAGCTAGGCCTTTCCAGAAAAGCCACGGGGGAAGTCGACCTCAACCGTCCTTCGATGCCCTCTCAAAACAGTCACGTTGATCATATCAGCAACCATATAGATAACGATTTGGACCACCAAACCTTTGAATCCATGGTGCAGGAAAACACCGACTCTCTTCCCCTTTACGGTGATGAACTCTTCGGCTCTGATGACCCTAGTACTTGGGGCGCAGAGGGCCATGACACCCTGAATATGTCGACTATTCATAGCACTCCTGACAACCCTGCAAGCTATGAGCTTGAAAATGACTCTAATCATACAAGCCTAGCAATGACGCCCGTCACAATGACTCCTGGCATCCAGGGTGAAATGGATTCCTCTCTT CACATCGAGAATCAATTGGGAATGCAGCTGAGGGAGAATAGAGGTGGAAAAGTTGACAACGGTTCGACTGTCAATCAGTCTCACACTTCCCCCATTGGGGGAAACGCAGCTCCCGAGTCGGTCACCTCTGAGGGCAACAAGCAGATTGTTTCCAAACCGTTCTCGAACCATTCTGATGAATCTGCTAGCGATGTAGGTGCATTTGGAACACCAGTTGTGCATAACGACAATGACCTGAAACCCTTGAACGCTATTCCCGGGGTTACCGACGATGGTTTCGCCGATCGTCCTGAACTTTATCAGAACCTAGTTTCCGAGTCTCTTGAACCTAGTGGTGAAGACTCCACCTCAACCCATTTTACTTCGCTCGAGGAAGCGCGAGAAAGTCTCAAAATTAAAAGTAGGACACCAGCATTCGACCCCACTGTTCCTCGAAGCGTTGCGCAAAAACGGGCATTCGTCAGAAGATTAATCGAACTTTTCTGGTCTTTGGATAATGCCATGGACAACGACgcccagaagaagcccttCAAAACCAATGGCCCTGACCCTAGAAGTGTTGAGTTAGCTTGCTGGGAGGTCCTG GAAGCTGCGATCACACGGGAAACACGTGGCGCTTTTACTGGAAAGTCACAAAAGGGTAATATCGGTTCGTTTGCTAGCAGGATGGCTGCGATCATGGAGGCTGTTGATTTGCATAAGACGATTTGCAAGCATCTTCTGCGAGTTCACTTCCTTCACCAGTTCATCGACGACCCCATAGGTTCGCGACACCGTGTCATATCCAACCAGCGGCTCAATAAGGATAAGGCAACCTTGATGAAGCTGGGCAAGCAATTTCAAGATCAAGATACCACGAAGCCAAAGGCACGATCGAATGCCATTCCACCCAATCAAAAGAGTACCCAGCCAACGAACGCGGTAGTGACCCAGAATGGTGGGTTGCAGCCACAGCTTGCTGTGAACACAAACCGTCCtctggctccagctccagctccacgTGCAGCTCCCTTGGAACATGCTGTGAACACTACACACTTTACGGGAAACAATCCCAACGCACCTGGGTATCCAGCACAATACACGCACCAGCAAATGCAAAACTTCCGAGGTGGCCAGTATCAAGTCCCTGGTACGCCTTTGCTAGCCCAACAATCTTTGAATACTGCTATGTATTCACGCACCCAGCCTGCGAGCAACGATTTCGATCCCAGCATGCTGCCTGCGTACAACAATTTCCCCAACCCCCAGGCTTCTCAGATGTTGGGTGTCAACCACAACTCTATCCAGCAGTGGCCGCAGCACCAGCTTCAGGGGAACCAGCGGAACGGAGCATCAGAGTTATGCATGAACTTTCAGGGGAACCAGTATGGCCAATTTGCGACTCCTGCCACTCCATCGCAAGTTTCGCAGCAGGGTTCTAACCCCCCTCCTGTTACCAGGAAGCGTGGACGCCAGGACAACCAAGCGGAAGGCGTTTCTGCCCCCTTGAAACGTCGCCGGTGA
- a CDS encoding uncharacterized protein (COG:T;~EggNog:ENOG410PKWS;~InterPro:IPR015943,IPR036322;~go_function: GO:0005515 - protein binding [Evidence IEA]) — MPADKPSSYEPICLASTQSSFAQISSSDRGSPKGKPEGLIQASEVKRELDTNDLSCYFKSAEWSPDGTTILTDSSDHRMRTYIVPPDLLEERQFPHRLIPYSVLPSGEPTYASAFYPLYSLQDPSSALFLSSTRDHPIRLASALTPTSLATYSLVNPTTEAFITPHCIIYPPTLGGTQFLTGSDSLICLFDVSRPGNEGPISWMPTIPSKRKQSVGGGVGMKGIVSAMALCPTGDGILAAGTFSRSIGLYDSNGTGQSLGTFNVSKTEADRHIGGCGITQLLWSSCGRYLYIAERKSGGVLIYDIRVTGQLLGWLQGREAFTNQRMKIDLVSTGQGTENGIWAGGRDGTMRLWQDPTHNAGPQDPTWQWKVHDDTLSSTVLHPMGNIMATTSGQKDYREHADNMNQALSAAKDDSSLDIWLLP; from the exons ATGCCGGCGGACAAACCTTCTAGTTATGAGCCTATATGCTTGGCTTCAACTCAGTCGAGCTTCGCGCAGATTTCATCTTCGGATCGGGGATCTCCAAAAGGAAAACCCGAGGGCCTAATCCAGGCTAGCGAAGTTAAGCGTGAGCTGGACACCAATGACTTGAGCTGTTATTTCAAGAGCGCTGAGTG GTCACCGGATGGTACTACAATACTAACAGATTCTTCAGACCATCGCATGAGGACATATATCGT GCCCCCCGACCTTCTCGAAGAAAGGCAGTTTCCCCACAGACTGATTCCGTATTCTGTTTTGCCATCTGGAGAGCCAACATATGCATCCGCGTTCTATCCTTTATATTCCCTCCAGGATCCATCCTCCGctcttttcttgtcctccaCCAGAGACCATCCAATTCGACTGGCCTCTGCACTAACTCCAACGTCACTTGCAACTTATTCGCTCGTAAACCCGACCACTGAGGCTTTTATAACACCACATTGTATTATTTATCCCCCTACATTAGGTGGCACTCAGTTCCTCACCGGATCGGATAGTCTCATATGTCTTTTTGACGTGTCTCGTCCCGGCAACGAGGGCCCCATTTCTTGGATGCCCACAATCCCGAGCAAGCGGAAGCAATCGGTGGGAGGAGGCGTCGGGATGAAAGGAATAGTTTCTGCGATGGCGCTGTGTCCAACTGGAGATGGAATCCTGGCGGCTGGTACGTTTTCGCGAAGTATTGGTCTCTATGATTCGAATGGGACGGGGCAATCTCTGGGGACCTTCAATGTTTCAAAAACGGAAGCAGATCGTCATATTGGTGGATGTGGGATCACTCAACTTCTCTGGAGCTCCTGCGGGCGATATCTCTATATCGCTGAACGCAAGAGTGGCGGTGTATTGATATATGATATCCGGGTTACCGGTCAGCTTCTCGGGTGGCTTCAAGGGCGCGAGGCATTTACGAACCAACGGATGAAGATAGACTTGGTTTCAACGGGACAGGGAACCGAAAATGGTATCTGGGCTGGTGGTAGGGACGGCACGATGAGACTATGGCAAGACCCGACGCACAATGCTGGGCCACAGGACCCAACCTGGCAGTGGAAGGTTCATGATG ACACGCTAAGTAGTACCGTCCTGCATCCAATGGGCAACATCATGGCGACGACTTCTGGACAGAAGGACTACAGAGAGCATGCCGATAACATGAACCAAGCCCTTTCAGCTGCCAAGGACGATAGTTCGTTGGATATCTGGCTCCTTCCTTGA
- a CDS encoding nucleoporin FG repeat-containing protein (COG:U;~EggNog:ENOG410QEB5;~InterPro:IPR024882;~go_component: GO:0005643 - nuclear pore [Evidence IEA];~go_function: GO:0008139 - nuclear localization sequence binding [Evidence IEA];~go_function: GO:0017056 - structural constituent of nuclear pore [Evidence IEA];~go_process: GO:0006913 - nucleocytoplasmic transport [Evidence IEA]), with protein MFSSKPATPSTGLSINTNSANSLFGGNSNQATNTTSTPGSTGASGGLFGAATQQPKPAGSLFGNTGTTNTQQSQPSGSNMFSGLGGQQSSTSGGGLFGNTTANTTQQQPGGLFSGASGANNTTTQPGSTGGLFGNTGAASTGQAQSKPFSLGGSTTGGIFGGAASNAGQQQQQQQQPAKPTLSLFGNQTSNAQQPAQQTATTTPGAGTVIPGVKVDISNLLPTTKYESCADEVKAELERFDTFVLNQINMCNEVANLVPSVAAQGSTIPNDVEYVQGKLETMQHALENDASDIDQLRTLVSRDAAEAQVAFRAIDTLKLPLQYQSTGASGWWSAQDQKVSDPQLLRSTRKNTLALPDDVEGDPSTSSINGVPVNLVDYFSHRSDEMGIVLERYTRNLKEIEDHLHGVESTLERQIHDFTTSRNRDSTGGGAPKSVLNDLAAVLADVETGILGVASRLGTVTEQAQEVVLGAPSGLRQV; from the exons ATGTTTTCTTCAAAACCCGCAACTCCCTCAACCGGGCTTTCCATCAACACGAATTCCGCAAATTCTCTCTT TGGTGGCAATTCTAATCAGGCGACGAACACTACGAGTACGCCGGGCTCGACAGGTGCCTCTGGAGGGCTTTTCGGAGCGGCCACGCAGCAACCCAAGCCAGCTGGCAGCTTATTTGGAAACACTGGAACCACGAATACACAGCAATCTCAACCTTCTGGTTCCAACATGTTTTCAGGGTTGGGTGGTCAGCAAAGCAGCACATCGGGTGGTGGATTATTCGGCAACACCACGGCGAATACCACACAACAACAGCCCGGTGGCCTTTTTTCTGGCGCTTCCGGCGCCAATAATACCACAACACAACCCGGTAGCACGGGAGGATTATTCGGAAATACGGGAGCGGCATCCACAGGTCAAGCTCAGTCTAAGCCCTTCAGTCTAGGCGGCTCTACAACTGGTGGTATCTT CGGTGGTGCAGCCTCGAATGCCggtcaacagcagcagcagcagcaacaacctgCAAAGCCAACACTCTCGCTTTTCGGAAACCAAACTTCTAACGCACAACAACCCGCACAGCAGACAGCAACAACTACGCCCGGAGCGGGAACAGTAATCCCCGGCGTTAAGGTTGATATCAGCAATCTTCTGCCAACCACGAAGTACGAAAGCTGCGCCGATGAGGTTAAGGCAGAGCTAGAGCGATTCGACACTTTTGTGCTCAACCAAATAAACATGTGCAATGAGGTTGCCAATCTGGTTCCCTCCGTTGCGGCCCAAGGCAGTACTATCCCTAATGATGTGGAATATGTTCAGGGCAAACTGGAAACAATGCAGCATGCGTTGGAAAATGACGCCAGCGATATTGATCAGCTACGTACCCTGGTATCCCGAGACGCAGCCGAAGCCCAGGTCGCATTCCGTGCTATCGACACCCTTAAACTCCCGTTACAGTACCAGTCAACCGGGGCCTCTGGATGGTGGTCCGCTCAAGATCAGAAGGTTTCGGACCCGCAATTACTACGCTCAACGCGGAAAAATACGCTTGCACTCCCTGATGATGTCGAAGGTGACCCATCCACAAGTAGCATCAATGGAGTTCCAGTGAACCTGGTGGATTATTTCTCCCATCGATCTGACGAGATGGGTATTGTTCTGGAGCGGTATACTCGAAACTTGAAAGAGATCGAAGACCATCTACACGGGGTTGAATCGACTCTAGAAAGACAGATCCATGACTTCACAACCTCCCGGAATCGCGATAGCACAGGTGGTGGTGCACCGAAGTCAGTCCTCAACGACCTTGCCGCCGTTCTGGCCGATGTCGAGACGGGTATCCTAGGTGTTGCCAGCCGCCTAGGTACAGTGACCGAGCAAGCGCAGGAAGTTGTGCTTGGTGCGCCGTCTGGTCTACGGCAGGTGTAA